A portion of the Sus scrofa isolate TJ Tabasco breed Duroc chromosome 5, Sscrofa11.1, whole genome shotgun sequence genome contains these proteins:
- the SSTR3 gene encoding somatostatin receptor type 3 (The RefSeq protein has 2 substitutions compared to this genomic sequence) — MDTPGYPSLVPTTSEPGNASSAWSLDAVLGNGSSAPSVAGLAVRGILIPLVYLVVCVVGLLGNSLVIYVVLRQTASPSVTSIYILNLALADELFMLGLPFLAAQNALSYWPFGSLMCRLVMAVDGINQFTSIFCLTVMSVDRYLAVVHPTRSARWRTAPVARMVSAAVWVASAVVVLPVVVFSGVPRGMSTCHMQWPEPAAAWRAGFIIYTAALGFFGPLLVICLCYLLIVVKVRSAGRRVRAPSCQRRQPSERRVTRMVVAVVALFVLCWMPFYVLNIINVVCPLPEEPAFFGLYFLVVALPYANSCANPILYGFLSYRFKQGFRRVLLRPSRRVRNQEPPVGPPEKTEEEEEDGGEHEKGGAGNQGERKEMNGRVIQITQPGPSGQERPPSGTATKEHQFLPQEPSAGDKSGPLHISYL, encoded by the coding sequence ATGGACACCCCTGGTTATCCTTCCCTGGTGCCCACAACCTCGGAACCCGGGAACGCCTCCTCGGCCTGGTCTCTGGATGCTGTCCTTGGAAACGGGTCCTCGGCGCCGAGTGCGGCCGGGCTGGCTGTCCGTGGCATTCTGATTCCCCTGGTCTACCtggtggtgtgtgtggtgggcCTGCTGGGCAACTCACTGGTCATCTACGTGGTCCTGCGGCAGACGGCCAGCCCGTCCGTCACCAGCATCTACATCCTCAACCTGGCGCTGGCCGATGAGCTCTTCATGCTGGGGCTGCCCTTCCTGGCCGCCCAGAACGCCCTGTCCTACTGGCCCTTCGGCTCCCTCATGTGCCGCCTGGTCATGGCCGTGGACGGCATCAACCAGTTCACCAGCATCTTCTGCCTCACCGTCATGAGCGTGGACCGCTACCTGGCGGTGGTGCATCCCACCCGCTCAGCCCGCTGGCGCACGGCGCCCGTGGCCCGCATGGTCAGTGCGGCCGTCTGGGTGGCCTCAGCCGTGGTGGTGCTGCCCGTGGTGGTCTTCTCCGGGGTGCCCCGTGGCATGAGCACCTGCCACATGCAGTGGCCCGAGCCGGCAGCAGCCTGGCGGGCCGGCTTTATCATCTACACGGCTGCGCTGGGCTTCTTTGGGCCGCTGCTGGTCATCTGCCTCTGCTACCTGCTCATCGTGGTCAAGGTGCGCTCAGCTGGGCGGCGGGTGCGGGCACCCTCGTGCCAGCGGCGGCGGCCGTCTGAGCGCAGGGTCACGCGCATGGTGGTGGCCGTGGTGGCGCTCTTCGTCCTCTGCTGGATGCCCTTCTATGTGCTCAACATCATCAATGTGGTGTGCCCTCTGCCCGAGGAGCCTGCCTTCTTCGGCCTCTACTTCCTGGTGGTGGCACTGCCCTATGCCAACAGCTGCGCCAACCCCATCCTCTATGGCTTTCTCTCCTACCGCTTCAAGCAGGGCTTCCGCAGGGTCCTGCTGCGGCCCTCCCGCCGCGTGCGCAACCAGGAGCCTCCCGTGGGCCCTCCAGAGAAgacggaggaggaggaagaggacggAGGGGAGCATGAGAAGGGGGGGGCAGGGAACCAGGGGGAACGGAAAGAGATGAATGGCCGTGTCATCCAGATCACACAGCCTGGTCCCAGCGGGCAGGAGAGGCCACCCAGTGGCACTGCCACCAAGGAGCATCAGTTCCTACCCCAAGAACCCTCGGCTGGGGACAAGTCAGGCCCACTGCACATCAGCTATCTCTAG
- the SSTR3 gene encoding somatostatin receptor type 3 isoform X1, with protein MDTPGYPSLVPTTSEPGNASSAWSLDAVLGNGSSAPSAAGLAVRGILIPLVYLVVCVVGLLGNSLVIYVVLRQTASPSVTSIYILNLALADELFMLGLPFLAAQNALSYWPFGSLMCRLVMAVDGINQFTSIFCLTVMSVDRYLAVVHPTRSARWRTAPVARMVSAAVWVASAVVVLPVVVFSGVPRGMSTCHMQWPEPAAAWRAGFIIYTAALGFFGPLLVICLCYLLIVVKVRSAGRRVRAPSCQRRRPSERRVTRMVVAVVALFVLCWMPFYVLNIINVVCPLPEEPAFFGLYFLVVALPYANSCANPILYGFLSYRFKQGFRRVLLRPSRRVRNQEPPVGPPEKTEEEEEDGGEHEKGGAGNQGERKEMNGRVIQITQPGPSGQERPPSGTATKEHQFLPQEPSAGDKSGPLHISYL; from the coding sequence ATGGACACCCCTGGTTATCCTTCCCTGGTGCCCACAACCTCGGAACCCGGGAACGCCTCCTCGGCCTGGTCTCTGGATGCTGTCCTTGGAAACGGGTCCTCGGCGCCGAGTGCGGCCGGGCTGGCTGTCCGTGGCATTCTGATTCCCCTGGTCTACCtggtggtgtgtgtggtgggcCTGCTGGGCAACTCACTGGTCATCTACGTGGTCCTGCGGCAGACGGCCAGCCCGTCCGTCACCAGCATCTACATCCTCAACCTGGCGCTGGCCGATGAGCTCTTCATGCTGGGGCTGCCCTTCCTGGCCGCCCAGAACGCCCTGTCCTACTGGCCCTTCGGCTCCCTCATGTGCCGCCTGGTCATGGCCGTGGACGGCATCAACCAGTTCACCAGCATCTTCTGCCTCACCGTCATGAGCGTGGACCGCTACCTGGCGGTGGTGCATCCCACCCGCTCAGCCCGCTGGCGCACGGCGCCCGTGGCCCGCATGGTCAGTGCGGCCGTCTGGGTGGCCTCAGCCGTGGTGGTGCTGCCCGTGGTGGTCTTCTCCGGGGTGCCCCGTGGCATGAGCACCTGCCACATGCAGTGGCCCGAGCCGGCAGCAGCCTGGCGGGCCGGCTTTATCATCTACACGGCTGCGCTGGGCTTCTTTGGGCCGCTGCTGGTCATCTGCCTCTGCTACCTGCTCATCGTGGTCAAGGTGCGCTCAGCTGGGCGGCGGGTGCGGGCACCCTCGTGCCAGCGGCGGCGGCCGTCTGAGCGCAGGGTCACGCGCATGGTGGTGGCCGTGGTGGCGCTCTTCGTCCTCTGCTGGATGCCCTTCTATGTGCTCAACATCATCAATGTGGTGTGCCCTCTGCCCGAGGAGCCTGCCTTCTTCGGCCTCTACTTCCTGGTGGTGGCACTGCCCTATGCCAACAGCTGCGCCAACCCCATCCTCTATGGCTTTCTCTCCTACCGCTTCAAGCAGGGCTTCCGCAGGGTCCTGCTGCGGCCCTCCCGCCGCGTGCGCAACCAGGAGCCTCCCGTGGGCCCTCCAGAGAAgacggaggaggaggaagaggacggAGGGGAGCATGAGAAGGGGGGGGCAGGGAACCAGGGGGAACGGAAAGAGATGAATGGCCGTGTCATCCAGATCACACAGCCTGGTCCCAGCGGGCAGGAGAGGCCACCCAGTGGCACTGCCACCAAGGAGCATCAGTTCCTACCCCAAGAACCCTCGGCTGGGGACAAGTCAGGCCCACTGCACATCAGCTATCTCTAG